Proteins encoded within one genomic window of Gallus gallus isolate bGalGal1 chromosome 1, bGalGal1.mat.broiler.GRCg7b, whole genome shotgun sequence:
- the IGSF11 gene encoding immunoglobulin superfamily member 11 precursor, whose amino-acid sequence MTLRRRPGGGGGRWVPAALAALLALRGMVCPLEVSVSSGSIQVARGQTAVLPCTFTTNAALTNLNVIWMVTPLSNANQPEQVILYQGGQIFGGAPQFYGRVGFAVTMPTTSASIFINNTQLSDTGTYQCLVNNLPDRGSRNIGVIGLTVLVPPSAPLCRIQGSLEVGSDITLTCSSEEGIPRPTYLWEKLDNVPKLPPTATQDQVQGTVTLRNISTVSSGLYQCVASNAIGTSTCLLDLQVIAPHPWSIGLIAGAVATGAVVLIVCVVLVAIALFYWKNKHKEEEEEEIPNEIREDDLPPKCSSTTKTFHADASSSENDTLTSSNTYNSRYWNDPKANHATDSFTRFSNSNDARQPPFSRSGSTSARPVYANGGHPSPAAPKTLVVTASTAPSPQEVARSNGSVSRKPRLPHTRSYAVSQATLERIGAVPVMVPAQSRAGSLV is encoded by the exons gCATGGTGTGTCCTCTGGAGGTGTCAGTCAGTTCAGGGAGTATCCAAGTTGCCCGAGGCCAGACAGCAGTATTGCCCTGCACCTTCACCACTAATGCTGCTCTCACTAACCTTAATGTCATATGGATGGTCACTCCTCTTTCTAACGCCAACCAGCCTGAACAG gttATTCTCTACCAAGGAGGTCAGATCTTTGGTGGTGCACCCCAATTCTATGGGCGAGTGGGGTTTGCTGTGACAATGCCAACCACCAGTGCCTCCATCTTCATCAACAACACGCAGCTATCAGACACTGGCACATACCAGTGTTTGGTCAACAATCTTCCTGATCGAGGCAGCAGGAATATTGGAGTCATCGGACTCACTGTCTTGG TTCCTCCTTCCGCCCCGCTTTGCAGAATCCAAGGGTCCTTGGAAGTGGGCAGCGATATCACACTGACCTGCAGCTCGGAAGAAGGCATCCCCCGGCCAACATACCTCTGGGAGAAACTGGACAATGTTCCCAAGTTGCCCCCAACTGCCACACAAG ACCAAGTCCAGGGCACTGTCACTCTCCGAAATATCAGCACTGTGTCCTCAGGTCTTTACCAATGCGTGGCTTCAAATGCCATTGGAACCAGCACTTGCCTTCTGGACCTGCAAGTCATTGCAC cccacccctGGAGCATTGGCCTGATTGCTGGAGCAGTGGCCACAGGTGCTGTCGTGCTTATTGTCTGCGTTGTGTTGGTGGCCATAGCACTGttttactggaaaaataaacacaaagaagaagaagaagaggagattCCCAATGAGATAAG GGAGGATGACCTGCCACCCAAATGCTCCTCCACCACCAAGACATTCCACGCTGATGCATCCTCATCGGAGAATGACACCCTCACTTCCTCCAACACCTACAACAGCCGCTATTGGAATGATCCCAAGGCCAATCACGCCACAGACTCCTTCACCCGCTTCAGCAACAGTAATGACGCCCGCCAGCCACCCTTCTCCCGCTCGGGGAGCACAAGCGCTCGTCCTGTCTACGCCAATGGTGGCCAcccctccccagctgcccctaAGACGCTGGTGgtgacagccagcacagcaccatCCCCACAGGAGGTGGCCCGGAGCAACGGCTCAGTCAGCAGGAAGCCTCGGCTTCCGCACACCCGCTCCTATGCCGTCAGCCAGGCCACACTGGAGCGGATTGGGGCTGTTCCTGTCATGGTGCCAGCCCAGAGCCGTGCTGGCTCACTTGTGTAG
- the IGSF11 gene encoding immunoglobulin superfamily member 11 isoform X1, which yields MVCPLEVSVSSGSIQVARGQTAVLPCTFTTNAALTNLNVIWMVTPLSNANQPEQVILYQGGQIFGGAPQFYGRVGFAVTMPTTSASIFINNTQLSDTGTYQCLVNNLPDRGSRNIGVIGLTVLVPPSAPLCRIQGSLEVGSDITLTCSSEEGIPRPTYLWEKLDNVPKLPPTATQDQVQGTVTLRNISTVSSGLYQCVASNAIGTSTCLLDLQVIAPHPWSIGLIAGAVATGAVVLIVCVVLVAIALFYWKNKHKEEEEEEIPNEIREDDLPPKCSSTTKTFHADASSSENDTLTSSNTYNSRYWNDPKANHATDSFTRFSNSNDARQPPFSRSGSTSARPVYANGGHPSPAAPKTLVVTASTAPSPQEVARSNGSVSRKPRLPHTRSYAVSQATLERIGAVPVMVPAQSRAGSLV from the exons ATGGTGTGTCCTCTGGAGGTGTCAGTCAGTTCAGGGAGTATCCAAGTTGCCCGAGGCCAGACAGCAGTATTGCCCTGCACCTTCACCACTAATGCTGCTCTCACTAACCTTAATGTCATATGGATGGTCACTCCTCTTTCTAACGCCAACCAGCCTGAACAG gttATTCTCTACCAAGGAGGTCAGATCTTTGGTGGTGCACCCCAATTCTATGGGCGAGTGGGGTTTGCTGTGACAATGCCAACCACCAGTGCCTCCATCTTCATCAACAACACGCAGCTATCAGACACTGGCACATACCAGTGTTTGGTCAACAATCTTCCTGATCGAGGCAGCAGGAATATTGGAGTCATCGGACTCACTGTCTTGG TTCCTCCTTCCGCCCCGCTTTGCAGAATCCAAGGGTCCTTGGAAGTGGGCAGCGATATCACACTGACCTGCAGCTCGGAAGAAGGCATCCCCCGGCCAACATACCTCTGGGAGAAACTGGACAATGTTCCCAAGTTGCCCCCAACTGCCACACAAG ACCAAGTCCAGGGCACTGTCACTCTCCGAAATATCAGCACTGTGTCCTCAGGTCTTTACCAATGCGTGGCTTCAAATGCCATTGGAACCAGCACTTGCCTTCTGGACCTGCAAGTCATTGCAC cccacccctGGAGCATTGGCCTGATTGCTGGAGCAGTGGCCACAGGTGCTGTCGTGCTTATTGTCTGCGTTGTGTTGGTGGCCATAGCACTGttttactggaaaaataaacacaaagaagaagaagaagaggagattCCCAATGAGATAAG GGAGGATGACCTGCCACCCAAATGCTCCTCCACCACCAAGACATTCCACGCTGATGCATCCTCATCGGAGAATGACACCCTCACTTCCTCCAACACCTACAACAGCCGCTATTGGAATGATCCCAAGGCCAATCACGCCACAGACTCCTTCACCCGCTTCAGCAACAGTAATGACGCCCGCCAGCCACCCTTCTCCCGCTCGGGGAGCACAAGCGCTCGTCCTGTCTACGCCAATGGTGGCCAcccctccccagctgcccctaAGACGCTGGTGgtgacagccagcacagcaccatCCCCACAGGAGGTGGCCCGGAGCAACGGCTCAGTCAGCAGGAAGCCTCGGCTTCCGCACACCCGCTCCTATGCCGTCAGCCAGGCCACACTGGAGCGGATTGGGGCTGTTCCTGTCATGGTGCCAGCCCAGAGCCGTGCTGGCTCACTTGTGTAG